The Aedes albopictus strain Foshan chromosome 1, AalbF5, whole genome shotgun sequence genomic interval tcattgatcaccgcttgctgctccgaccttCGGTTGTTTACCAAACTTTGGACCACTTGTTTCGTCAGACAAATGGGCGGACGCgtacagccttgtgccttatggcattcggcgccgcatctccttaacagtttgctcctgtcagggcctttgtagCCTCATGACTTGTGTTCTGGTTCCAGACATCTAAaccaaacctccggtggctcgtggaaggtcagttgacatacgcaccagcctaccttgatcCTCCCTACTTTATCGAACTTTTAACGTCCGCCATTGGTAATTATAATtgaaccaaggctacctgtgttcTTGCTGATCCCTTCCGTAACCGAACgtctgcggtggccacctgcacgtcgCACTGTTACCGCGGTGCCGTGACGACCTCTTCCAGTTCGGTGacttcgtctaggtttttcaccatttaagtcgcctcttgtgtgagagccctcacctctaccccttcgcgAAGGACCTCTTTCCCCAAACTTTTGTAGGTAGCGCCCTTGTGTTTCCTAtcacgcttcagctccaggatcatctcgcccgtacgagttcgTCTGATACTGCACACGGCGGCTTCCAGAtcgacgagcttggcgtcgcttcgcatcgccttcttGGTTTGACGTTCCTGTTCTCCTCGACCTGCGGCTTTTTCTTCTGCCTTTTCTGTTCGACTACTGTCCAAGGAAGGTCCTCCTCTTGGTTCACTCTACTCTGTGATTGCTGAGGGCCTAAACACGGTCGCAtccccttgttcccatccttcCGCGAAGGGCCAACTTTTTCAGGcctacccttcccagctttccgggaagcctggctggggtccgaactGCCAGCATTACTGGCGACCTTCGGGATAAGTATTTTTCTAGCCTGTCGAACTCTCGTCGTCAAACAGAAAGTTGTGCACAGGCAAAAGCATAAGAAGTTTCTGCAGTTGCCTTCACCTGATTTGCCGTTTGAATTGGAATTCAATTCGTCCCGTTTCGGATGCCAGCTGTTCCGCTTATGAGGAGGTAGTGGCTGATTCTTCGGTAGGTGGTTGGCGCGTCAGTAAATAAAAAGTGCGTGCTGGCAAAAGGGCCGAAAAGTTCTACTTCTCAGCACcattaagagtgccgaaaagtaaatATCCCAGtcgaaacattaatgagaaaaccAGTATTTCAATATTTCTCAGTATTAAAACCGCTGTTGCACTCCATCAAAAATTACTGTCAATCTATGAGTGCAAATCACATATGCATCTCGGCCAGACGTCACTAGAGACATAAATTTAATTTTACCAGTCTGCTGGTCAAGCGAAACAAAAGAAACTGATTCGCTGCCTCCCGCCGCCGACGCAAATTTGTTCAGTTGAACCGCTTACTGGACTGAGCACTTCACAGTGAACCTGGTCATCAAATAGAAGCCCTCCCTGATGTCTCTGATCAGACGTCAGGCTGTCAACTGAAATGGAAATAAATGATCGTTTTCGACAGGCTGATGTTAAGTCTTTATTTTGAAAAGGCCTTTCTCACGGTGATTTGATGTGACGCTCACTAGAAATAATCGTGGCGGAGAGTGGTGCTTCCGGTGTTTGTTCTTGCAATGTCAATCTTGTAGAATCCACTGCAGCTCAAGTTATATGTTCTGTAGCATCATAAAGATCGAGTAGATCTTCTTGTAAACCTGAAATTTGTTAAGTTTTTAGTTGTTTGCCTATACTTTAAAATGTGTCATCAAACTGGATTACTCACTGTCAGGAACAAGTTCATATTAACCGTCATCATTCCACCACACGAAAGCTGGATCGATCGCTGTGACTTGGCTAGCATGAATTTCAATGTTTTTCTATTATTGGTTCCCATCCTGTGCCATGATATATTGTAAACTTCCTTAGTGAACAGTTCACTTTTGATATCGATGAGCGTTCCCAGAAAGCACGAAACAAAAAGTTGAAATGTTGCAATCATCAATATCAGGTATCCGGGCATCCACATATCCTAGCAGAGCAACCAATCTCATTAGAAAATGAACACTTTTTCTACATACTCATGTACTTACAATATGTAAAACGAAAAGTGTCATTACAATTTGTAGCGCATTGCTGGCAACTTCTATGAAAACTTGGGTTGCGTACAGCTTCTCGAGTGTGGTAACGAAGTTTTCCAGTCGTTGCTGACATTCTATGATGTCTACTATTTTTCTCCGAATTTGTTCATCCAAATTGTCATCCGTCACGTTCTTCCCAATTAACTCATCCAATGCTTTTAGTTTCAAAATCAGCAAGTCATATTGAATACAGATATTAAATACCACGGCAAAATACATGTTCTGAGATGCTGTCAAACCCGGAGGCGTCCATAACATGGAGCTTATTTGATAAAGGTAGTTCAATTGATAGCCATCACTCGAATTGGGATCCAAAAAAGGCAAAATTACCCCGAAAGGAAGAATTTTCTCTCCATTCATTAGAAAAAATATCAAAGGCATTACTGCTGTCAGTATAACGCCAAACATAAAAATGACAGAGAACATCACAACGCATTGCTTTAATAGTTTTGTGTACTTGAAGAGGACTTTTCCTTCACCATCACTATGAGTTGTCAGTTCGTACGTTCGCTTTGCTTCACACACCAAGTTCGAAGCAACGGCTGGATGGGTTAGTAGAAAGCCAAGCCTGCCACAGCCAATCACTCCGAAAAAAAATGTCACAAGTACGAATGTGAAGTTAAATATGTTATCGCGGAAGAGATACAAGTTTATTGAAGATATCACCATAAACAATCCCGCGAGAAATACGATGCACAGAGTGAGAATCGAAACTCGAAAATTACTGTCAAAAATATCACAACCAATCATCTTTAGTGTGAGGTGCTGCCAATACAGAATTCGCTGAAAGTCAGCAAATGATGAAGAACTGCGTGACATCTTGACTGGTTCCGGTAGATTGCGTACTTTCTGGTCGTGCAGTGGCAAATAACTGTTCTTCTAAAACGCAAATTGCAAATAACTATGCTTTTCGTGGAAAGTACGTGAAAGATTTTATTATGAACAGAAAGAATGTTTAATGAGCATTTCTACTCGAATAATGATACATGACCGAATCAGCAATCATTAAGTTTAATTAAACCGGATGTAATTAACATCCAGCCTCAGGTTCAAACTGGATGTAATTGATCCAGCTAACACTTACGGATTTATGATCAGCGTTTTGTTCTATACTAGTAGTTCCGGCAAATGTCATATTGCTTACTGCGTTTCATGACGTGCACTTCCATAGAGAAATCCGCTACAAAAGTAATTTTGTGTTTCCCATTTTTCTTGCTTTTCCGGTCACTTTACCCAATTTATTTTTGGCACGAGCATGGCGAAGCCCAGCACGAATGCAAAAGTGAAATAGTTTTGTGAATCCATTCCTACACGCAAAAAAACCGTTCCAATATACGTGTACTCCCATTCACggtaacgggaacaaacgggaactatgcatatcaacgataacaacaataagaaatgtacaccgtgaactagatttcacgttttctagaacgcccatattgacagctggaactagttccagttcacggtgtatatttgcttgttctcatatttgcgtttgtttgttcacgtttatcagaacggttttctgagcgtgactACACTCAAACATCATcggattttcatttatttagacaGATATTATGACGCGGATACGTGGATACCCATTGTTATCCAGTATTATGAGAATCTTCCAAGATAGTGGAGATTTAGTTAGAAATCATCtgggtttccttaaaaaataaacTCCACCCTCGATGAAAATGATACTTGCCTAGCCTAGCTATTTGACAATCATATTAGAGTTGAAGTCAATGTTAATCAACCTCGATTCGCTAAACGTCTGCGTTGACAATTGGCGCACTTAACAACGATTTATTCACAACATTTCGACCCGGAAGGCAATGAAACGGTTGTATAATCAACTGAAGTCAGTTGGCggcatgctgcgcaattcagatcccattgtgatccattagcctctgcccagcaactcctatccctacctccacgcggtaccggccggaaactatgaacaaccttagggaagatcgggtaaccaaccccggtgggaactttggtcgtaggctgacagggaagggggggtttgcttcggcaaacccgagcgtctgttctccaggaggagcggctcacaacagcgtcttatCCCCATGTTAGGCTGATCTacgttcgagtgccagggaaggactctaagctcaactgtgcactatggtcctccggaaaggccctacgagccagccgtaaaaaaacattgtaacggaaaatcagtaacagaataatacgaaccgagaccaacggcaacgacctcagcgaacaaaatggaattgcgattggaaactcggtacgtggaactgccgatctctcaacttcattgggagcatccgcatacttggcgatctactgaaggaccgcgggttcggcatcgtagcgctgcaggaggtgtgttggacaggatccatggtgcgaacgtttagaggtaatcatactcaTACATACTGTTACCGAATGGcaatatttgtttttttatttatttggtgtgggaattCAGGGAAGATATTTGTTAAGGTCGAAAGTAGGAAACCGTCAATTTAAATAAAGTGGGCGATGATGGAGTATTTGCGCACGAAATATTTCCATCGTTGCGTTGCGGGTGGTAATTGGAAAACTCCACCTGAAGTGAGCTGTGATGGATTGGCGGAAGGATTCGATCGCAAACACACACATCGGGTGATCGAAGGTGGTGAATGGAACCGAGCGAGCAACCGGTGTCATTCCATAGCCAACCTCGTTACAATCGACAAGGCCAAGAAAAGTTATAACTACCAAAGTGTTTTCGGGAAGCGCGCGACCATTTGTACAGTTCGGGAGttgttcttccaagagttttcctCTACGCCACCACGGTAGATTGTCTTCCAGAGGAAACAATTTGTGTGAAGTCGCGCGAGTGACCCGATTATCAGGAATCAACCGCCTACGGTTAGTGACCATCGTCGAAAACACGCGGTCACCGATCGCCATTGTGAAACCTCGGGGGAGAATTCCCTCTGCTAACAGCGTCACCGTTCCGAATACGGAACTTCTTCCGGCGGCTGAAGTCCGTGGACCGTACAACCGACGTTACTCCGATTCCGGAGGTGTTCCACCGCTCCTGATCAAGAGCAGCAATCTGTCCACGCCGGCAATCACGGCTTTGAACGGCAACGTGCGTCGCCTAAGGACTTTCCGGAGAGCCAACCTCCTTCACCGACCACCCACCGGTCGCCCATAGGCTGTCCGACGGTATCTCAACGGCCACCAGTCGACCACTCTCCGGCTGCCCATCGGCTGCCTGTCAGTATCTGTAAGGCTGCCCGCGGCCACCCACCGGCTGCCCACAGGCTGTCCGCCGCTATCTCAACGGCCGCACGCCGGCCACCCACCGGCCTCCCACCGGTCGCCCATCGGCTGCCCGCCGGTATCTCAACGCACGCCCGCCGGCCACCCATCGGCTGCCCGCCGGCCACCCACCGGCCGCCCGCCGGCCACCCACCGGTCGCTCATAGGCTGCCCGCCGGTATCTCAACGGACGCCCACCGGCCACCCACCGGCCACCCACCGGCCACCCACCGGCCACCCACCGGCCGCCCACCGGCCGCCCGTCGGCCAACCACTGGACGTCCGGCAATCGAGCGTCCTGCCACACCGCCATCACCACCTGCCCGGATTTCAGCGCCCATCTTCTCAGGATCTGCCAATAAACAATATATCCAGGTAAATTTTCACTATATTTCGTAGGATCCCCACCATCCGAAAACCTCCCCGACGCAgttacgccctgggacccgggacaaAAGAGGCCTTCTGTGCCCACTCCGGAAGCTGCCGTAGGttggaccagcagcttggggtctAGGCGAGTTCCCTTCAGGGCCTCAGCATACTCCCGGGGTCAACGAGTTTcactggcgcccaactaaaaaaatAAGCCTTTTGAGGTTCTCAGGAGGGAAAAAACATCTCAGGATGTTTTCTCCTTTTTAGCGTTGGGGGAGTTTTCGATACTAGCGTTCTCAAAACCACTCTGATCGCACTAGATACGGAAAACATTTGCGTTTAGGGGTGCCCGCTGGGGAAGATCATAGCTTATAGCCAATTTGGGTCAATTTCCTCGCGAGTTTTTAATATTGGTCGCTTTCGTGGGTAAAATTTTGATTAATCTGAAATTAAAATTGTGAGCTTAGGGGTGATTGAGTCAAAGTCGATCCACATCAACCAAAAAGTGGTAAATTGTATCTTTTCCCAACACATCTGTTCCAACGTGAGTAACTATGCCGTCTCGACAGACTTCCAAGTTCTCTATCGCGGATTACGGGTAGACCATCTGTCCCCCGGTGAACTCGACTACGAACTTTTTCTTCGCAATGTAGTAATTGGTGACGACGAATCGCGATGTAAACGACGCCGAAGACTTAAGCAAATACTGAAGGACGAAAGGGAAGGGCATGAGTTTATCATTCATTATGATCAGGACCCCGAGATGGATCTTGAGCCATGCAAGCATATGTTTAAAGAGTTCGAACGAAAACTCACCCAGGCCCCTAGTGCGCATGCGAAAATCCCTTATCAAGCCAGACTATTACATTTAGGCCATCGACTAGCGGTGGTGAAGAATCATGCGATTGGGGAACTGAAAGTGCAAGCTGCAGAAGCGTCGGGGAGTATTGGACttttttcagagcatttttggtcaGATGACGTTTTTTTGCGCAGTCTGAACCAGATTCCGAAAACGAGTGTGAACTCCTAGATGAAGCAGTTGGGGGTACAGGTGTAGCAGACACTGCTCGAAGTGACCGATCTACGGGAGCCATACCAAAACAACCAAAACAATCTAACTATGTAACAGTGGAACAATTTAATCAAGCCATGACTGACATTGGTTGCTTGATCAAAGCCCTGTCAACACAAATTAGTGGACTTAAGGAAGACGTGAAGAAATCGAGCGCGCCGCCACCAGTTCCGAAACTCAACAGCACCAATCCCTTTTTTGAGCCCACGGAGGTACCGGAAGTGAACCCAACTGCTCCTCGGGTGCATTGGGCTGATTTCGAAAGTGGAACGAGGCTGCCAAAACCACCCCACAAGCAAAGTACAGGACTTCCTGAATCCACCTTGGTGGGCACAGAAGCCCGAAATAGTTCTTTCATACGAAGACTAGACGATTTGTCGTTTACGTCCTCAGTAGGAGGGAACGGTCCTAGCCAGGCCGATCCGATGTCAGCTGGGCCGAACGTCAGATATATTCCTCAGCCGTATCCCGTGCCTCAGCCTCGTAAAACTGCTCCGGTATCGCAATGGAAAATAAAGAAGTATTCAGGAAACGATCAGGGCCTCGGGTTAAACGATTTTCTTTCACATGTCCACCAGTTAGCCATTTCGGAGCATGCGTCGGCCGACGACCTGTTCGATTCAGCAATTCATTTGTTCGACGGGGCCGCTCTGAGCTGGTACACAGCGGGTCGAAGTCGAAATTTACTGCAGGAGTGGGATCATTTGATTCAGGAGCTCAGGAATGAGTTTCGACACCCGGACTTAGATTCCGTACTTCGCACAAAGATTTATCAAACGCGACAGCAGAAGGGCGAATCTTTCCAGCAATATTATTTGCAGATTGAGAAAATCTTCCAGGCCATGCATCAGTGCATGTCCGTGTAGGAAATAAGACGAACCTGATTAACGATCTGAAGATTGTAATTTAATACTAGGCATATTTGAATAACGCTCATTCGAATTACATCTAAaatgagttaaaaaaaaaacaatgtgtatataaaaaaatattaataacaTTATTCCCAGTGTGTATAAAACGCAATATCAAATGCGAAAGAAACGCAATATTTCCGGAAACTGGAAACATCGAAAAAAGTTCATCGATCGATGACGAGACGAACCACTGGGAGTGGAAGCTTTATCCGACATGAAGCAGACACAAAGAAATGTGTATACAGGTACGTATGTGCGAGAAAGAGAAATAACGATAGATAAAGCTCAGGATAAAAGCTCTGCGAAAACCTCGACGGGAACAACGACGAGAGAGGGAAAAGCATAATGTTGCGTTTGGGATCTGATCGGAAGTCGACTTCGAGCGTCATTCAGTAAACGATCTTTGGAACGAAAGTACATAATCGCGTTGCAAAATTTTCGTGAGTCAGTTTTAGAACTTGTGCAGCCATGAGTTCGAAGAAACACGACATTGCTGCAGAAAATGCTCCCCTGAAGTAAGTATAAATAACATTTTAGTGCAACTAATGGGTAAAAAGGACATGGAAACAATATTCGAATCGTTTACGATAGCAGCGTCATGAATGgaaatttggcaaaaaaaatcAGGGTAAGCCACTGCCTGGTAAAAAAAGCTAGATAAACCAGATGAAAGTCGATAGAAATGTGAAGGCAAAACATCATGATAAGCCGAGAGAATGGCGAATGGTAAAAAAAAAAGGTAAACCGTTTCACACGCCTAGAGAGTAATTCAagcaaaatggtaaaaaaaagGTAAACCATTGCGAAATGTTAATGAGCAGCTACAGAGCGAAAACGCGGCCATATTGGAAAACTGAATAATTGCTATCGTTAGCTGATCgtaatagggcagtgcatgaaattatctccttctctttcactcttacagaaattttgtaaacaacaaggccacgaaacgtcaaaatcccatacaaaatcaaaacagtgcagtgccctattgattCGACATACAATGTAAACACAGACAAGCAGGCGTAtcattattttgattattttttttaaggatgAGTACATTATTACATTATTACTAACTAGTCAAAACCGGTTCTTAAGTTGGCTTTGCTCCAGATATTTGCACAATACTGCCATCGAATGCCCCTTCATTAAAAGCATTGTATGTAGGGTTGAACAATTATGTTTACGACGATATCTCAAATACTTAATGatagtctgtttgtctgtggtgaggaCTGATGACACAACCGCTGaagtctaacaaaaaaaaatcgataattgCAGGAAAAAGAAAAAGTCCAGATTGGATGCCGCCATGCAGGAACTATCAGAAGCAAACTCGAGCAATGCATTATTGGCTGAGAAATTAGCCAAGGCACAA includes:
- the LOC109418739 gene encoding putative odorant receptor 83c; the protein is MSRSSSSFADFQRILYWQHLTLKMIGCDIFDSNFRVSILTLCIVFLAGLFMVISSINLYLFRDNIFNFTFVLVTFFFGVIGCGRLGFLLTHPAVASNLVCEAKRTYELTTHSDGEGKVLFKYTKLLKQCVVMFSVIFMFGVILTAVMPLIFFLMNGEKILPFGVILPFLDPNSSDGYQLNYLYQISSMLWTPPGLTASQNMYFAVVFNICIQYDLLILKLKALDELIGKNVTDDNLDEQIRRKIVDIIECQQRLENFVTTLEKLYATQVFIEVASNALQIVMTLFVLHIDMWMPGYLILMIATFQLFVSCFLGTLIDIKSELFTKEVYNISWHRMGTNNRKTLKFMLAKSQRSIQLSCGGMMTVNMNLFLTVYKKIYSIFMMLQNI